The Lonsdalea populi genome window below encodes:
- the pxpB gene encoding 5-oxoprolinase subunit PxpB yields MQQVRCYLLGESAVVLELAPPAALQSQQRIWALAERLGGESGVKEVIPGMNNLTVVLAQPVFAPTAVLAQLRHAWDESAARPQVSRDIDIPVIYGGTHGPDLAHVAAHSGMTPRQVVECHAATRYVVYFIGFQPGFAYLGDLDVRLHTPRRTEPRLKVPAGSVGIGGHQTGIYPLSTPGGWQLIGRTELSLFTPESTPPTLLRPGDRVRFVPQREGLC; encoded by the coding sequence ATGCAACAGGTTCGCTGTTATCTGCTGGGAGAAAGTGCGGTGGTGCTCGAGTTGGCGCCACCGGCCGCGCTGCAAAGTCAGCAGCGTATCTGGGCCCTCGCGGAGCGTTTGGGCGGAGAGAGCGGGGTAAAAGAAGTGATCCCCGGAATGAACAATCTGACCGTGGTTCTGGCGCAGCCGGTGTTTGCACCGACGGCCGTGTTAGCCCAGCTTCGTCATGCCTGGGATGAAAGCGCGGCGCGGCCTCAGGTCTCGCGGGATATCGACATTCCGGTGATCTACGGCGGGACGCACGGGCCGGATTTGGCGCATGTCGCGGCGCACAGCGGGATGACGCCGCGTCAGGTCGTTGAGTGCCATGCCGCCACGCGCTATGTCGTTTACTTCATCGGTTTTCAGCCCGGCTTCGCCTATTTGGGCGATTTAGATGTACGGCTGCATACCCCGCGGCGTACAGAACCTCGCTTGAAAGTACCTGCTGGCTCCGTCGGCATCGGCGGCCATCAGACCGGTATTTATCCTTTATCTACCCCCGGCGGTTGGCAACTGATCGGCCGTACCGAACTTTCGCTGTTCACGCCCGAATCGACGCCGCCGACGTTGCTGCGTCCGGGCGATCGGGTGCGCTTCGTTCCACAGCGGGAGGGACTATGCTGA
- the pxpC gene encoding 5-oxoprolinase subunit PxpC: MLTIIRAGLQTTVQDAGRFGYRQFGIGQCGALDMPALSIANLLVGNKAETAALEITLGQFTAKFNRRCWIALSGADARAELNGQTLWTGWRYLVEPGQTLHLGMPRRGMRSYLAISGGIDVPEVLGSRSTDLKAAFGGLAGRPVADGDRLPLGAPQRLPGKPIGIKQLLFHNRVRVLTGPEYQEFSEAAHDKFWSTGWQLSPQSNRMGYRLQGAELERVSHREILSHGVLPGVIQVPHNGKPIVLMSDAQTTGGYPCIASVIAADLYHLAQIRLGESVHFIHCSLSEARQAWLTQQRYLEQLAWRLHGD; encoded by the coding sequence ATGCTGACGATTATTCGGGCGGGTTTACAAACCACGGTTCAGGACGCGGGTCGGTTCGGCTATCGCCAGTTCGGCATCGGTCAATGCGGCGCGCTGGATATGCCCGCGCTGAGCATCGCCAACCTGCTGGTGGGCAACAAGGCCGAGACGGCCGCGCTGGAAATCACGCTCGGCCAGTTTACGGCCAAATTCAACCGCCGCTGTTGGATCGCGCTGAGCGGGGCGGACGCGCGCGCGGAGCTGAACGGTCAAACCCTGTGGACCGGATGGCGCTATCTGGTCGAGCCGGGACAGACGCTGCATCTGGGGATGCCGCGACGTGGTATGCGCAGCTATCTGGCGATTTCCGGCGGCATCGACGTGCCTGAAGTGCTGGGGTCGCGCAGCACCGATCTCAAAGCGGCATTCGGCGGCTTGGCGGGACGTCCGGTGGCGGACGGCGATCGTCTGCCCTTAGGCGCGCCACAGCGGCTACCCGGCAAGCCGATCGGCATAAAACAGCTGCTGTTCCACAACCGGGTTCGGGTCTTGACGGGGCCGGAGTATCAGGAGTTCAGCGAAGCCGCGCATGATAAGTTTTGGAGCACCGGCTGGCAGTTGAGCCCCCAGAGCAACAGGATGGGATATCGGTTGCAGGGGGCGGAGCTGGAGCGCGTTTCCCACCGCGAGATATTATCTCACGGTGTTTTACCAGGGGTAATTCAGGTGCCACATAACGGCAAACCGATCGTCCTGATGTCGGACGCTCAGACGACTGGCGGCTATCCATGCATCGCCAGCGTGATCGCCGCCGATCTTTACCACCTGGCGCAGATCCGTCTGGGAGAATCGGTGCATTTCATTCACTGTTCGCTGTCTGAGGCTCGGCAGGCATGGCTGACCCAACAGCGCTATCTGGAACAACTGGCTTGGAGGCTACATGGTGATTGA
- the pxpA gene encoding 5-oxoprolinase subunit PxpA → MVIDLNADLGEGGKHDEALLQLISSANIACGFHAGDAQTMHRSVRSAIKYGVTIGAHPGYPDREHFGRRALQLTPDVVFAQVVYQVGALAALVKAEGARMFHVKPHGMLYNQAAKDPQLADAIARAVKVVDPLLHLVGLAGSELINAGKRYGLKTREEVFADRSYQADGTLVPRDQSSALITSDELALAQTLEMIQRQRVRATDGSWVPVKADTVCLHGDGEHALQFASKLHHSFAQYGIYIAAC, encoded by the coding sequence ATGGTGATTGACTTGAACGCGGATCTGGGAGAAGGCGGGAAACATGACGAGGCGCTGTTGCAGTTGATCAGCTCAGCCAATATCGCCTGCGGCTTTCATGCCGGCGATGCGCAGACGATGCATCGTTCGGTGCGCTCGGCCATCAAATACGGCGTCACCATCGGTGCGCATCCGGGCTATCCCGACCGGGAACATTTTGGTCGCCGGGCGTTGCAGCTTACGCCCGACGTAGTCTTTGCTCAGGTGGTTTATCAGGTGGGTGCCCTGGCGGCCTTAGTCAAAGCGGAGGGCGCACGCATGTTCCACGTGAAGCCCCACGGCATGCTTTACAATCAGGCTGCGAAAGATCCGCAGCTGGCGGATGCGATCGCCAGAGCGGTCAAGGTCGTCGATCCTTTGCTGCATCTGGTCGGCCTGGCGGGCAGCGAGCTGATTAACGCGGGTAAACGGTACGGGTTAAAGACGCGCGAGGAAGTGTTCGCCGACCGCAGTTATCAGGCCGACGGCACGCTGGTGCCGCGCGATCAGAGCAGCGCGTTGATCACCAGCGACGAACTGGCGCTGGCGCAAACGCTGGAGATGATCCAACGCCAGCGGGTGCGCGCCACCGACGGCAGTTGGGTGCCGGTGAAAGCCGATACGGTGTGCCTGCACGGCGACGGCGAGCACGCACTGCAGTTCGCCAGCAAGCTGCATCACAGTTTCGCGCAGTACGGCATTTATATCGCCGCCTGCTGA
- the nei gene encoding endonuclease VIII gives MPEGPEIRRAADMLSAAIAGKTLTAAWFAFPALKIYEHRLAGAHVTQIVTRGKALLTCFSNDCVLYSHNQLYGVWRVGLPETLPETKRDLRVRLTTADSAVSLYSASDIDILTTDQLATHPFLQRIGPDVLDMTVTAEQVQERLLSPRFRRRQFSGLLLDQTFLAGLGNYLRAEILWQAELAPQHRAADLSPQQLAVLSQALLEIPRLSYLTRGEGDERRHHGAVFRFRVFHRAGKPCERCGHLIERSVLSSRPFYCCSHCQR, from the coding sequence ATGCCGGAAGGCCCTGAAATCCGCCGCGCGGCCGATATGCTGTCGGCGGCCATCGCCGGGAAAACGCTGACCGCTGCCTGGTTTGCGTTTCCCGCATTGAAAATCTATGAACATCGACTGGCGGGCGCGCATGTGACGCAGATTGTGACTCGAGGCAAGGCCTTGCTGACCTGTTTTTCCAACGATTGTGTGCTGTACAGCCACAATCAGCTGTACGGCGTTTGGCGCGTGGGCCTTCCCGAAACGTTGCCGGAAACCAAACGCGACCTGCGCGTTCGGCTGACGACGGCCGATAGCGCCGTGTCTTTGTATAGCGCGTCGGATATCGACATACTGACCACGGACCAACTGGCGACGCATCCTTTCTTGCAACGCATCGGACCGGACGTGCTTGATATGACGGTGACGGCTGAACAGGTGCAGGAACGGCTGTTATCGCCCCGTTTCCGTCGTCGTCAGTTTAGCGGGTTGTTGCTGGATCAGACTTTCCTGGCCGGACTCGGGAACTATCTTCGTGCGGAAATCCTGTGGCAGGCCGAGCTGGCGCCGCAGCATCGAGCCGCAGATTTGTCGCCACAACAATTGGCGGTCCTCAGTCAGGCTCTGCTGGAGATTCCTCGTTTGTCGTATCTGACGCGCGGCGAAGGGGATGAACGACGACATCACGGCGCCGTGTTCCGCTTTCGCGTTTTCCACCGCGCCGGTAAACCGTGCGAGCGCTGCGGTCATCTCATCGAGCGTTCGGTGCTGTCGTCGAGACCGTTCTACTGCTGTTCCCACTGCCAGCGTTAG
- a CDS encoding citrate synthase, translated as MADKHATITIDGQEPIALDVLSGTLGYDEIDIRSLGAKGYFTFDPGFTSTASCESKITFIDGEKGILLHRGYPIDQLAEKSNYLEVCYLLLFGEAPSQAQYDEFKTIVTRHTMIHEQITRLFHGFRRDSHPMAVLCGVTGALAAFYHDSLDIGNERHREIAAYRLLSKMPTVAAMCYKYSLGQPFIYPRNDLSYAGNFLHMMFATPCEDYVVNPVLERAMDKILILHADHEQNASTSTVRTAGSSGANPFACIAAGIASLWGPAHGGANEACLRMLEEISSVKHIPEFIERAKDKNDSFRLMGFGHRVYKNYDPRATVMRKTCHEVLKELKTKDDLLEVALELERIALNDPYFIERKLYPNVDFYSGIILKAMGIPSSMFTVIFAMARTVGWIAHWSEMHGEGLKIARPRQLYTGYERRDFVPEVKEH; from the coding sequence ATGGCTGACAAACACGCAACGATTACCATCGACGGTCAAGAGCCTATTGCGCTTGATGTCCTGTCCGGTACGCTCGGTTACGACGAGATCGATATCCGCAGCCTCGGTGCAAAAGGTTATTTCACGTTCGATCCTGGTTTCACCTCCACGGCGTCCTGCGAGTCCAAAATCACCTTTATCGACGGCGAAAAAGGCATTCTGCTGCACCGGGGCTACCCAATCGATCAACTGGCGGAAAAGTCCAACTACCTGGAAGTTTGCTATCTGCTGCTGTTCGGAGAAGCGCCCTCGCAGGCGCAGTATGACGAATTCAAAACCATCGTCACCCGCCACACCATGATCCATGAGCAAATTACCCGCCTGTTTCATGGTTTCCGCCGCGACTCGCACCCTATGGCGGTGCTGTGCGGCGTGACCGGCGCGCTGGCCGCCTTCTACCACGACTCGCTGGACATCGGCAATGAGCGCCACCGCGAGATCGCCGCCTATCGCCTGCTGTCGAAAATGCCGACCGTGGCCGCCATGTGCTACAAATATTCGCTGGGCCAGCCGTTCATCTACCCGCGTAACGATCTTTCCTATGCGGGCAACTTCCTGCATATGATGTTCGCCACGCCGTGCGAAGACTATGTGGTGAATCCGGTGCTGGAACGCGCCATGGACAAAATTCTGATCCTGCATGCGGACCATGAACAGAACGCCTCTACGTCGACCGTGCGCACCGCCGGTTCGTCCGGGGCCAATCCGTTCGCCTGTATCGCCGCCGGCATCGCATCGCTATGGGGCCCCGCCCACGGCGGCGCTAACGAAGCCTGTCTGCGCATGCTGGAAGAGATCAGTTCAGTCAAACACATCCCGGAATTCATTGAGCGTGCGAAAGACAAAAACGATTCGTTCCGCCTGATGGGATTCGGCCACCGCGTGTACAAAAACTATGACCCGCGCGCCACCGTCATGCGTAAAACCTGTCATGAAGTGCTCAAAGAGTTGAAAACCAAGGACGATCTGCTGGAAGTGGCGCTGGAGCTGGAGCGTATCGCGCTGAACGATCCGTACTTCATCGAGCGCAAACTCTACCCGAATGTAGACTTTTACTCCGGCATCATTCTGAAAGCGATGGGGATCCCGTCGTCAATGTTCACCGTTATTTTTGCAATGGCGCGCACGGTCGGCTGGATTGCCCACTGGAGCGAGATGCACGGCGAAGGCCTGAAGATTGCCCGACCGCGCCAGCTGTACACCGGTTACGAACGACGCGACTTCGTGCCTGAGGTGAAAGAGCACTAA
- the sdhC gene encoding succinate dehydrogenase cytochrome b556 subunit — translation MGESVKKQRPVNLDLQTVHFPATAVASILHRVSGVITFVSTGILLWLLGLSLSSEDGFGQAAAIMDSIIAKWVVWGILTALAYHAVGGLRHLLMDFGGIEETFASGERSAWIAFVITVVLSILSGVLVW, via the coding sequence GTGGGTGAATCTGTGAAAAAACAAAGACCTGTCAATCTGGATCTGCAAACGGTCCATTTTCCCGCTACTGCGGTAGCCTCCATTCTCCATCGCGTTTCCGGCGTTATCACCTTTGTTTCCACCGGTATCCTGCTCTGGCTGCTGGGCCTTTCTTTATCTTCCGAAGACGGCTTTGGGCAGGCGGCGGCCATCATGGATAGCATTATCGCCAAGTGGGTCGTCTGGGGCATTTTGACCGCTCTGGCCTACCATGCCGTAGGCGGTTTGCGCCATCTGCTGATGGACTTCGGCGGCATCGAGGAAACCTTCGCCTCGGGTGAACGCTCCGCATGGATCGCTTTTGTTATTACTGTCGTGCTTTCAATCTTGTCTGGAGTCCTTGTATGGTAA
- the sdhD gene encoding succinate dehydrogenase membrane anchor subunit, whose translation MVSNASALGRNGVHDWLLLRAAAIVIVLYVLYLVGFFVTAPELTYPVWRDFFALRLTKVLTLLTLLSILVHAWIGLWQVLTDYVKPLAIRLTLQLAVVVVLMVYVIYGTIVVWGA comes from the coding sequence ATGGTAAGCAATGCTTCTGCACTCGGGCGTAATGGAGTACACGATTGGTTATTACTTCGCGCTGCTGCCATCGTCATCGTGCTGTACGTTTTGTATCTCGTGGGTTTTTTCGTCACCGCGCCTGAACTCACCTATCCCGTCTGGCGTGATTTCTTCGCCCTGCGTCTCACCAAAGTGCTCACTCTGCTGACTCTGCTTTCGATTCTGGTGCATGCCTGGATCGGCTTATGGCAAGTGTTGACCGACTACGTCAAACCGCTGGCCATTCGGCTCACGTTACAGCTGGCGGTGGTCGTCGTGCTGATGGTTTATGTCATTTATGGAACGATTGTGGTGTGGGGGGCGTAA
- the sdhA gene encoding succinate dehydrogenase flavoprotein subunit codes for MNLSVREFDAVVIGAGGAGMRAALQISQMGLSCALISKVFPTRSHTVSAQGGITVALGNTHEDNWQWHMYDTVKGSDYIGDQNAIEYMCKTGPEAVLELEHMGLPFSRLDDGRIYQRPFGGQSKNFGGEQAARTAAAADRTGHALLHTLYQQNLKNHTTIFSEWYALDLVKNQDGAVVGCTAICIETGEVVYFKARATVLATGGAGRIYQSTTNAHINTGDGVGMALRAGVPVQDMEMWQFHPTGIAGAGVLVTEGCRGEGGYLLNKDGERFMERYAPNAKDLAGRDVVARSIMIEIREGRGCDGPWGPHVKLKLDHLGKEVLESRLPGILELSRTFAHVDPVKEPIPVIPTCHYMMGGIPTKITGQALTVNEQGEDVVIPGLFAVGEIACVSVHGANRLGGNSLLDLVVFGRAVGMHLEASLSEQGASRDASESDIEASLTRLNRWNNNRDGESPVEIRRALQECMQHNFSVFREADAMAQGLEELKAIRERLQHARLDDTSQEFNTQRIECLELDNLMDTAYATALAANYRTESRGAHSRSDHPDRDDEHWLCHTLYLPETESMTRREVNMQPTLREAFPPKARTY; via the coding sequence ATGAATTTGTCAGTCAGAGAGTTTGATGCAGTGGTGATTGGCGCGGGCGGCGCGGGTATGCGCGCTGCATTGCAAATTTCCCAAATGGGACTGTCCTGCGCCCTGATCTCCAAAGTGTTTCCGACGCGTTCTCATACCGTCTCCGCACAGGGCGGTATCACGGTCGCGCTGGGCAATACTCACGAAGATAACTGGCAATGGCATATGTACGATACGGTGAAGGGATCGGACTATATCGGCGATCAGAATGCCATCGAGTACATGTGCAAGACCGGTCCGGAAGCTGTGCTGGAGCTGGAACATATGGGGCTGCCGTTTTCGCGGTTGGATGACGGGCGTATTTATCAGCGTCCTTTCGGCGGTCAGTCGAAAAACTTCGGCGGCGAGCAGGCGGCGCGTACCGCGGCGGCGGCCGACCGCACCGGACATGCGCTGCTGCATACGCTGTATCAGCAAAACCTAAAAAATCACACCACCATTTTTTCCGAATGGTACGCGCTGGATCTGGTGAAAAATCAGGACGGTGCAGTGGTGGGCTGTACCGCGATTTGTATCGAAACCGGCGAAGTCGTCTACTTCAAAGCTCGCGCAACGGTGCTGGCGACCGGCGGCGCAGGGCGTATTTATCAGTCAACGACCAATGCGCATATTAATACCGGCGACGGGGTAGGCATGGCGCTGCGCGCCGGCGTACCGGTGCAGGACATGGAAATGTGGCAGTTCCACCCGACGGGGATCGCCGGAGCGGGGGTGTTGGTTACCGAAGGCTGTCGCGGCGAGGGCGGCTATTTGCTGAATAAAGACGGCGAACGCTTTATGGAGCGTTACGCGCCGAACGCGAAAGATCTGGCGGGCCGAGACGTCGTCGCGCGCTCCATCATGATCGAAATTCGCGAAGGCCGCGGCTGCGACGGTCCGTGGGGGCCGCACGTTAAGCTGAAGCTTGACCACCTCGGCAAAGAGGTCCTGGAGTCCCGCCTGCCGGGTATTCTGGAGCTTTCTCGCACCTTCGCCCACGTCGACCCGGTGAAAGAGCCGATCCCGGTCATTCCGACCTGCCACTACATGATGGGCGGCATTCCTACCAAGATCACCGGCCAGGCGCTGACCGTTAACGAACAAGGCGAGGATGTGGTGATCCCCGGCCTGTTCGCCGTGGGGGAGATCGCCTGTGTCTCAGTGCACGGCGCCAATCGTCTCGGCGGTAACTCGCTGCTCGACCTGGTGGTGTTCGGCCGCGCCGTGGGGATGCACCTCGAAGCGTCGTTGTCTGAGCAGGGTGCCAGCCGCGATGCCAGCGAGTCGGATATCGAGGCCTCGCTGACACGCCTCAACCGCTGGAACAACAATCGCGATGGAGAAAGTCCGGTGGAGATCCGCCGGGCATTGCAAGAGTGTATGCAGCATAACTTCTCCGTATTCCGCGAAGCCGATGCGATGGCCCAGGGGCTGGAGGAACTGAAAGCGATCCGCGAACGGTTGCAGCACGCCCGTCTGGACGACACCTCGCAAGAGTTCAACACCCAGCGTATCGAGTGCCTGGAGCTGGATAACCTGATGGATACTGCATACGCCACCGCGCTGGCCGCCAACTATCGCACAGAGAGCCGCGGCGCGCACAGCCGCTCCGACCATCCCGATCGCGACGACGAACACTGGCTTTGCCACACGCTGTATCTGCCGGAAACCGAAAGCATGACGCGCCGTGAGGTAAACATGCAACCGACGCTGCGTGAGGCGTTCCCGCCAAAAGCGCGCACCTATTAA
- a CDS encoding succinate dehydrogenase iron-sulfur subunit translates to MKLEFSIYRYNPDIDNAPRMQDYQLEADEGTDMMLLDALIQLKEQDPTLTFRRSCREGVCGSDGVNINGKNGLACITPVSSLRRGSRKIVVRPLPGLPVVRDLVVDMGQFYAQYEKIKPYLLNNGKNPPARENLQLPQDRAKLDGLYECIMCACCSTSCPSFWWNPDKFIGPAGLLTAYRFLIDDRDTETKPRLDELDDAFSVFRCHSIMNCVSVCPKGLNPTRAIGHIKSMLLQRGA, encoded by the coding sequence ATGAAACTTGAATTTTCGATTTATCGTTACAACCCGGACATTGATAATGCCCCGCGGATGCAGGACTACCAGTTGGAGGCCGACGAAGGCACGGATATGATGCTGCTCGACGCATTAATCCAGTTGAAAGAGCAGGACCCGACGCTGACGTTTCGCCGCTCCTGCCGCGAGGGCGTATGCGGTTCGGACGGAGTAAATATCAACGGTAAAAACGGACTGGCGTGCATCACGCCGGTTTCCAGCCTGCGTCGCGGCAGCCGCAAAATCGTCGTTCGCCCGCTGCCGGGCTTGCCGGTCGTCCGTGATTTGGTGGTAGACATGGGGCAATTCTATGCCCAATATGAGAAAATTAAACCTTACCTGTTGAATAATGGGAAGAATCCTCCGGCACGCGAAAATTTACAGCTGCCGCAGGATAGGGCGAAGTTAGATGGACTGTATGAATGCATTATGTGCGCGTGCTGTTCCACCTCGTGTCCGTCCTTCTGGTGGAACCCGGATAAGTTTATCGGTCCGGCCGGATTGCTGACGGCGTACCGCTTCCTGATAGATGACCGCGATACGGAAACCAAACCGCGTCTCGATGAACTGGATGACGCTTTCAGCGTGTTCCGCTGCCACAGCATCATGAACTGCGTCAGCGTGTGCCCGAAGGGCTTGAATCCGACGCGAGCCATCGGCCATATCAAGTCGATGTTATTGCAGCGCGGCGCCTGA
- the sucA gene encoding 2-oxoglutarate dehydrogenase E1 component, with protein MQNGAMKAWLDSSYLAGANQSYIEQLYEDYLTDPASIDTSWQTLFQQMVATGVKPDQLHSQTRDYFRRLAKDSSRYTASVHDPDSDAKQVKVLQLINAFRFRGHQHANLDPLDLWKQETVSDLDLAYHHLTEADLDDTFNVGSFAIGKETMKLRDLYAALRQTYCGSIGAEYMHITNTEEKRWIQQRIESVVGQPSFSVDERKRFLKELTAAEGLERYLGAKFPGAKRFSLEGGDALIPMLKEIVRHAGNNGTREVVLGMAHRGRLNVLVNVLGKKPQDLFDEFIGKHKEHLGTGDVKYHQGFSSDIDTEGGRVHLALAFNPSHLEIVSPVVIGSVRARLDRLDNPSSAPVLPITIHGDAAMTGQGVVQETLNMSKARGYDVGGTIRIVINNQIGFTTSNPHDARSTEYCTDIGKMVQAPIFHVNADDPEAVAFVTRLALDFRNTFKRDVFIDMVCYRRHGHNEADEPSATQPLMYHKIKKHPTPRKIYADRLEQQNLIQLQDATEMVNLYRDALDAGECVVEEWLPMDMQALAWMPYLNHDWDEDYPHQVEMKRLQELARRISTIPAAIEMQSRVAKIYNDRAEMAKGGKPFDWGGAETLAYATLVDEGIPIRLSGEDTGRGTFFHRHAVVHNQKNGSTYTPLSHVHNAQGEFKVWDSVLSEEAVLAFEYGYATAEPRTLTIWEAQFGDFANGAQVVIDQFISSGEQKWGRMCGLVMLLPHGYEGQGPEHSSARLERYLQLCAEQNMQVCIPSTPAQVYHMLRRQALRGMRRPLVVMSPKSLLRHPLATSTLDELASGKFQPAIGEADDIDPRKVKRVVMCAGKVYYDLLEKRRKNEQKDVAIVRIEQLYPFPQQYVQSVLEPYAHVLDFVWCQEEPLNQGAWYCSQHHLREVIPFGASLRYAGRPASASPAVGYLSVHQKQQQDLVDDALNVN; from the coding sequence ATGCAGAACGGTGCCATGAAGGCCTGGCTGGATTCCTCGTATCTGGCGGGAGCGAACCAGTCCTACATAGAGCAGCTCTATGAAGATTATTTAACCGATCCGGCCTCTATCGACACCAGTTGGCAAACGCTTTTCCAGCAAATGGTGGCAACGGGAGTCAAACCTGATCAACTGCACTCTCAAACCCGAGACTATTTTCGTCGTCTGGCGAAGGACAGCTCGCGTTATACCGCCTCTGTTCACGATCCGGACAGCGATGCCAAACAGGTCAAGGTGTTGCAGCTCATCAATGCGTTTCGCTTTCGCGGCCATCAGCATGCCAACCTCGACCCGCTGGATTTGTGGAAACAAGAAACTGTATCCGACCTCGACCTCGCCTATCATCATCTGACTGAAGCGGACTTGGACGATACCTTCAACGTGGGGTCGTTCGCTATCGGCAAAGAGACCATGAAACTGCGGGATTTGTACGCGGCGTTGCGGCAGACCTACTGCGGCTCTATTGGCGCGGAGTATATGCACATCACTAACACGGAAGAGAAACGTTGGATTCAGCAGCGGATCGAATCCGTTGTCGGGCAGCCGTCGTTCAGCGTCGATGAGCGCAAGCGTTTTCTGAAAGAGTTGACGGCGGCGGAAGGTTTGGAGCGTTATCTGGGCGCAAAATTCCCCGGCGCCAAGCGCTTTTCTCTGGAAGGCGGTGACGCGTTGATCCCGATGCTGAAGGAAATTGTGCGTCATGCCGGCAATAACGGCACGCGCGAAGTGGTATTGGGGATGGCGCACCGGGGACGTCTGAATGTACTGGTCAACGTTCTGGGCAAAAAGCCGCAGGATCTGTTCGACGAGTTTATCGGCAAACACAAAGAACATCTCGGCACGGGAGATGTGAAATACCATCAGGGTTTCTCTTCGGATATCGATACCGAAGGCGGCAGGGTCCACCTTGCGCTGGCCTTTAACCCCTCGCATCTGGAAATTGTCAGCCCGGTCGTCATTGGCTCGGTGCGGGCGCGTCTGGATCGGCTGGATAACCCCAGCAGCGCGCCGGTGCTGCCAATCACCATCCACGGCGATGCCGCCATGACGGGGCAAGGCGTGGTGCAGGAAACGCTGAACATGTCTAAGGCGCGCGGTTATGACGTAGGCGGTACGATCCGCATTGTCATTAACAACCAGATAGGGTTCACGACCTCCAATCCGCACGACGCGCGCTCGACCGAATACTGTACCGACATCGGCAAGATGGTGCAGGCGCCCATTTTCCACGTGAATGCGGACGATCCCGAGGCCGTCGCGTTCGTCACCCGGCTGGCGCTCGACTTCCGCAATACCTTCAAGCGCGATGTTTTCATCGACATGGTATGCTATCGCCGCCACGGCCACAACGAGGCCGATGAGCCGAGCGCCACCCAGCCACTGATGTATCACAAAATCAAAAAGCATCCGACGCCGCGTAAAATCTACGCCGACCGTCTGGAGCAGCAAAACCTGATACAGCTTCAAGATGCCACCGAAATGGTCAACCTGTACCGCGACGCGCTGGATGCTGGCGAATGCGTGGTGGAGGAGTGGCTGCCGATGGATATGCAGGCGCTGGCCTGGATGCCGTATCTTAACCATGACTGGGATGAAGACTATCCGCACCAGGTCGAGATGAAGCGTCTGCAGGAACTTGCCCGCCGTATCAGCACCATTCCTGCGGCGATAGAGATGCAGTCCCGCGTCGCCAAAATCTACAACGACCGCGCCGAGATGGCGAAAGGCGGCAAGCCGTTCGACTGGGGTGGCGCCGAAACGCTGGCCTACGCCACGCTGGTGGATGAGGGCATTCCTATTCGGTTGTCGGGTGAAGACACTGGCCGCGGCACCTTCTTCCACCGTCACGCCGTTGTGCACAATCAGAAGAACGGCTCGACCTATACGCCGTTGTCGCATGTGCATAATGCACAGGGAGAGTTTAAGGTATGGGACTCGGTGCTGTCGGAAGAGGCGGTGCTGGCGTTCGAATACGGTTATGCCACGGCTGAGCCGCGCACGCTGACCATCTGGGAGGCACAGTTCGGCGACTTCGCCAACGGCGCTCAGGTAGTGATTGACCAGTTTATTAGCTCCGGCGAGCAGAAATGGGGGCGCATGTGCGGTCTGGTGATGCTACTGCCTCACGGCTATGAAGGGCAGGGACCGGAACACTCGTCGGCCCGCCTGGAACGCTATCTGCAGCTGTGCGCTGAACAGAATATGCAGGTCTGCATTCCCTCCACTCCGGCACAGGTTTACCACATGTTGCGACGTCAGGCGCTGCGTGGAATGCGGCGTCCATTGGTGGTGATGTCGCCGAAGTCGCTGCTGCGTCATCCGCTGGCGACATCGACGCTTGATGAACTGGCCTCCGGTAAATTCCAGCCTGCGATTGGCGAGGCTGACGATATTGATCCTCGTAAAGTGAAGCGCGTTGTGATGTGTGCAGGCAAGGTCTACTACGACCTGTTGGAAAAACGTCGCAAGAACGAGCAGAAAGATGTGGCGATTGTCCGCATTGAGCAGCTGTATCCCTTCCCTCAGCAGTATGTGCAGTCCGTGCTGGAACCTTACGCTCACGTTCTGGATTTCGTCTGGTGTCAGGAAGAGCCGCTGAATCAGGGCGCCTGGTACTGCAGCCAGCATCATCTGCGTGAGGTGATTCCGTTCGGTGCTTCCCTGCGTTATGCCGGCAGACCGGCATCCGCATCGCCCGCCGTGGGTTACCTGTCAGTCCACCAAAAGCAGCAGCAAGATCTTGTTGATGACGCGCTGAACGTTAATTGA